A genomic region of Mesobacillus jeotgali contains the following coding sequences:
- a CDS encoding cytochrome (ubi)quinol oxidase subunit III encodes MQVEEKFTYETWPAEPEKATLEAKNKFLGFWFFLGGETVLFATLFATYLALKDKVPSADHALAKDIFEIPLAFAATMLLLTSSLTSVYAMYHMKNFNFKKMQLWLGLTVALGAAFLALEIYEFNHYVHEFHHTFTSSAFGSAFYTLVGFHGGHVAFGLLWIITLMVRNSKRGLNLYNAPKFYVASLYWHFIDVVWVFIFTVVYLMGMVG; translated from the coding sequence ATGCAAGTTGAAGAAAAATTCACTTATGAAACATGGCCTGCGGAGCCTGAAAAAGCAACCCTCGAAGCAAAGAACAAGTTTTTGGGCTTCTGGTTCTTCCTTGGCGGAGAGACAGTATTGTTTGCGACTCTGTTCGCAACATATCTTGCATTAAAAGATAAGGTTCCTAGTGCTGACCATGCACTTGCCAAGGATATCTTTGAAATACCGCTGGCTTTTGCTGCGACAATGCTTCTTTTAACGAGTTCTTTGACAAGTGTATATGCTATGTACCATATGAAGAACTTTAACTTTAAAAAGATGCAGCTTTGGTTAGGATTGACTGTAGCTCTTGGCGCTGCTTTCCTTGCGCTTGAAATTTACGAGTTCAATCACTATGTACATGAGTTTCATCATACGTTTACAAGCAGTGCATTTGGTTCTGCCTTCTACACGCTTGTAGGCTTCCATGGTGGTCACGTTGCATTTGGTTTGCTTTGGATCATTACACTGATGGTCCGTAACTCCAAGCGTGGATTGAACCTTTACAACGCTCCTAAGTTTTATGTTGCCAGCCTTTACTGGCACTTCATCGACGTTGTATGGGTATTCATCTTCACGGTTGTATATCTAATGGGAATGGTGGGATAA
- the ctaF gene encoding cytochrome c oxidase subunit IVB: protein MANQQPSSGNPRVDVEYRRKKSAEEMRYQIVSFALMIFLTLVAFVAVGYEGFSGWFTVPFILLLAVIQVIFQLYYFMHMSHKGHEAPALFLYSGVVVGAVTVLAFTTIIWW from the coding sequence ATGGCTAATCAACAACCAAGTTCAGGGAACCCAAGAGTAGACGTCGAATATCGCCGCAAGAAAAGCGCCGAAGAGATGAGATACCAAATCGTTTCCTTTGCATTGATGATTTTCTTGACACTTGTTGCTTTCGTTGCAGTTGGATATGAAGGATTCTCAGGCTGGTTCACAGTTCCGTTCATCCTGCTGCTTGCTGTGATCCAGGTAATCTTCCAGCTTTACTATTTCATGCATATGAGTCATAAAGGGCATGAAGCACCTGCATTGTTCCTTTATTCTGGTGTCGTTGTTGGAGCTGTAACAGTCCTGGCTTTCACAACCATTATCTGGTGGTAA